The following coding sequences lie in one Mycobacterium gordonae genomic window:
- a CDS encoding cation:proton antiporter domain-containing protein, translating into MPAATAIHFFLELAVILGACRLVGLLARFVGQPQVVGEMIAGVLLGPSLLGRIAPGIQHHLFPPGQLNTVLYIMAQIGLVLYMFLIGLNFDVNLIKHRAGTAVAVSAAGIFAPLALGSLLAVPLLARGIYFDKSVTLVMAMMFLGASIATTAFPMLARIIFEQRLSGTPLGTLALACGAADDALSWCLLAIVLAIHRGNPALAATAIVGGILYSVLLVTVGRKALNVLGTISERRNTITAPVLSTVLILLMACAWFTDTIGIYAIFGAFVLGVAMPSGFFAQELTTRLEPLVTTFLLPLFFVYSGLNTQIGLLNSPTLWAVTLGILVVSVAGKGLACAVAARLNKVPLRESIALGSLMNARGLIELILLNIGLQAGIITPTLFTILVLVAIVTTLMATPIFEFVYGRHRVDEPSVPPERAIAVREG; encoded by the coding sequence ATGCCCGCCGCAACCGCCATACATTTCTTCCTCGAATTGGCCGTCATTCTGGGAGCGTGCCGTCTGGTGGGGTTGCTGGCCCGATTCGTCGGGCAACCGCAAGTCGTAGGTGAAATGATCGCCGGGGTACTTCTCGGACCCTCGCTGCTGGGCCGAATTGCGCCGGGCATACAACACCATTTATTTCCCCCGGGGCAATTGAACACCGTCCTCTACATCATGGCGCAAATTGGCTTGGTGCTCTACATGTTCCTCATCGGGCTCAATTTCGACGTAAACCTCATCAAACATCGGGCCGGCACCGCGGTCGCCGTCTCTGCTGCCGGAATATTCGCGCCGCTTGCGCTGGGATCGCTTCTCGCTGTGCCCCTGCTCGCGCGAGGAATTTATTTCGACAAAAGCGTCACATTGGTCATGGCCATGATGTTCTTGGGCGCGTCGATCGCCACCACGGCATTTCCTATGCTGGCCCGGATCATCTTCGAACAGCGGCTCTCCGGCACGCCGTTGGGGACCCTGGCGCTGGCGTGTGGCGCGGCCGATGATGCGCTCTCCTGGTGTCTTTTGGCAATAGTGCTCGCCATCCACCGGGGAAATCCCGCCCTGGCTGCCACCGCGATAGTCGGCGGAATCCTCTACAGCGTGTTGCTGGTGACTGTCGGGCGAAAGGCACTCAATGTGCTGGGCACGATCTCCGAACGACGTAACACGATCACCGCGCCCGTGTTGAGCACCGTCCTGATCCTCCTCATGGCGTGCGCCTGGTTCACCGACACGATCGGTATTTACGCGATATTCGGTGCCTTCGTTCTCGGCGTGGCTATGCCGTCCGGTTTTTTCGCACAAGAACTCACCACCAGGCTCGAGCCCCTGGTGACCACGTTTCTGCTGCCGCTGTTTTTCGTCTATTCAGGACTGAACACGCAGATCGGGCTGCTCAACAGCCCGACATTGTGGGCAGTGACGCTGGGCATTCTCGTCGTGTCGGTTGCGGGAAAAGGCTTGGCGTGCGCGGTGGCTGCTCGGTTGAATAAGGTCCCGCTGCGCGAATCCATCGCACTGGGATCATTGATGAATGCGCGAGGGCTCATCGAGCTCATCCTGCTCAACATCGGTCTGCAAGCCGGCATCATCACACCGACGCTCTTCACCATTCTGGTCTTGGTCGCCATCGTCACGACCCTGATGGCCACGCCCATATTCGAGTTCGTCTACGGTCGGCACCGAGTGGACGAACCGAGCGTCCCGCCAGAGCGGGCGATCGCAGTCAGGGAAGGCTAG
- a CDS encoding TPM domain-containing protein, whose product MRIVRLYGVVLSILAASLLLATPAGAQPPAKLTDHITDMTGALTDSGRAAVSSAVDRLYREKHLQLWVVYVDNFSRFKPENWADRTRSATGMGDHDALLAVATNTKLYTFTAPGIAADELSVLQRNRIEPAVSAKDWSGAAVGAADGLNTAPSSSKRVWLLIAIGVGAVVLIVMLVLLYRRHRRRRAARAIEAGDGRASVDGPLDPAGRALSTAETRVRQISDYAAKYRQSVGAEAKSRLDEAKRHLAAAHSSASGNQRDAIAHANQASTLAAQAQALANADVQAAHRARGSRSAR is encoded by the coding sequence ATGCGCATTGTTCGCCTGTACGGTGTGGTCCTGTCGATCCTCGCGGCGAGTTTGCTGCTGGCAACCCCCGCCGGCGCGCAGCCGCCGGCCAAACTCACCGACCACATCACCGACATGACCGGGGCGTTGACGGATTCGGGTCGGGCGGCGGTCAGCTCGGCGGTGGACCGGCTGTATCGCGAGAAGCACCTACAGCTGTGGGTGGTCTATGTCGACAACTTCTCCAGGTTCAAGCCTGAGAATTGGGCAGATCGAACCCGCAGCGCGACCGGGATGGGTGACCACGACGCGTTGCTGGCCGTGGCCACGAACACCAAGCTCTACACGTTCACCGCGCCGGGGATCGCGGCAGACGAGTTGAGCGTTCTGCAGAGAAACCGCATCGAGCCGGCGGTGAGCGCGAAAGACTGGAGTGGTGCCGCGGTCGGCGCGGCCGACGGGTTGAACACAGCGCCAAGCTCGTCCAAGCGGGTTTGGCTTCTCATCGCGATCGGTGTCGGCGCGGTGGTGCTGATCGTGATGCTTGTCCTGCTCTACCGGAGGCACCGCCGGCGGCGCGCCGCACGTGCGATTGAAGCCGGAGACGGCCGGGCGAGTGTCGACGGCCCCCTTGACCCGGCGGGGCGGGCGTTGTCCACCGCAGAGACCAGAGTGCGTCAGATCTCCGACTACGCCGCTAAGTACCGTCAGAGCGTCGGGGCGGAAGCCAAGTCCAGGCTCGACGAGGCCAAACGACACTTGGCGGCCGCGCACAGCTCGGCATCCGGCAACCAGCGCGACGCCATCGCTCACGCCAACCAGGCTTCGACGCTCGCCGCGCAGGCACAGGCGCTGGCAAACGCCGACGTACAGGCAGCGCACCGCGCGCGGGGTTCTCGAAGTGCCCGGTGA
- a CDS encoding DUF4242 domain-containing protein, translating to MPIFMVERNYAEELEPSLEAADGITRINDQEGVRWLYSFLSADKRKTYCLYEAPTPEAIRSAAVRAGLPADVIVEVSGRVTPSGRMAEI from the coding sequence GTGCCGATATTCATGGTCGAACGGAACTACGCCGAAGAGCTGGAACCGAGCCTGGAAGCGGCGGATGGCATCACCCGGATCAACGACCAGGAAGGCGTTCGCTGGCTGTACTCCTTCCTGTCCGCTGACAAGCGCAAAACCTACTGCCTCTACGAGGCGCCGACGCCGGAGGCGATCAGGTCAGCGGCGGTGCGGGCCGGCCTGCCGGCAGACGTCATCGTCGAAGTCTCCGGCCGGGTGACACCGTCGGGGCGAATGGCTGAAATCTGA
- a CDS encoding ATP-binding protein: protein MAQWVPPPLPAEVVVRRRGSFVGRSGELAALEQAWERVESGDRQAIFVGGEPGAGKSRLVAEVAGSLADHGVAVLVGSCTADAGVPYEPFAEALDRLLSASAAGSFAQPLVEAGAQLIRLSSQVRRHVADLPVTDHAGTGRRVLLDALTGFLRHLATERPIALILEDLHWAQLPTLAMLEHVLAGCADVRMLVVATFRTTAPERSDELLTRMAEMHRFDGVRRLDLDGLDTEAIAEFVRRTERLSRSALRTAAALLRDKTGGNPFFLTELCKDLERRGGVAALSTHRSVPSSIGDAIAGRLAGLGSAVREIIEQAAVLGETFDLPALIAASEADLAVTLAAVDSAEGVGLISSVQGSDGEFSFVHALTREAVVARMAASRLRILHARAARALEERADPSVIPRLANHYLLAHVLGYHEQALRYAREAARIAEHSLAYEDAATWYERASSLPELSRAERAGLRLGSAANHVRAGDFARARGMYENISATDDPLVRLEAAIGYEDANWRPGLADSKAADLLAAALESCGLDADDPRYVQALGSFGRALAFAGETVRARDVSSLAIERARGGDDPAVLLHALETSLWHGLTPDMCEHQLQRSTELSRIALARRDYEALGSAAHFRALASYQAGRPDDLAAAVADMQRAGQTCGQPFFSFVGSCAHGGLAYLRGDFEDAERWAEIAVRTGGLLGSDTTEGSYGVQMFMIRRETGALRRFSGFVDGSETFAGRWLPGLLALYTEVDCERGMVRALNHLLSRNLGELSEAARWPMELIFMVEAALALGNREAAHTLRPFVARYEGKNLMAGQFVAVFGSADRYLARIAALNGEIDSANAYFSSALEMDRRLGSVVHVAETLARRALFALAHGDTGPARQWADEARAIAARIGQTRVVELVDLQMTAHGPDGLTEREVEVLRLLAEGLSNRAIGERLFISSNTAANHVRSILIKTGAANRTQAAMYAADHELLG, encoded by the coding sequence ATGGCGCAGTGGGTGCCACCACCACTTCCGGCCGAGGTCGTCGTACGCCGCCGCGGATCGTTCGTGGGCCGCTCCGGTGAATTGGCTGCGCTGGAGCAAGCCTGGGAGCGGGTCGAAAGCGGAGATCGCCAGGCGATTTTCGTCGGCGGGGAACCCGGGGCCGGCAAGTCTCGTCTGGTCGCCGAGGTCGCGGGTTCCCTGGCCGACCACGGAGTCGCCGTCCTGGTGGGTAGCTGCACCGCGGATGCCGGCGTCCCCTACGAACCGTTCGCGGAGGCGCTCGACCGTCTCTTGTCGGCAAGTGCTGCCGGTTCTTTCGCGCAACCGTTGGTCGAGGCGGGAGCGCAACTGATTCGGTTGTCGTCCCAGGTGCGGCGGCATGTTGCGGACTTGCCGGTCACCGACCACGCGGGCACCGGCCGACGGGTACTCCTGGATGCGCTGACCGGTTTTCTGCGCCACTTGGCAACTGAGCGACCCATTGCGCTGATCCTCGAAGACTTGCATTGGGCGCAGCTCCCGACGCTGGCGATGCTCGAACATGTGCTGGCCGGTTGCGCCGATGTACGCATGCTGGTGGTGGCGACGTTTCGCACCACCGCGCCGGAGCGCTCCGATGAGCTGCTGACCCGAATGGCGGAGATGCACCGGTTCGACGGTGTGCGCCGTCTGGATCTGGACGGCCTCGACACCGAGGCGATCGCGGAATTCGTCCGCCGCACCGAACGATTGTCCCGTTCGGCGCTGCGCACCGCGGCGGCCCTGCTACGCGACAAGACCGGTGGTAACCCCTTCTTCCTAACCGAACTCTGCAAGGATCTGGAACGACGAGGGGGCGTCGCTGCGCTCAGTACACACCGATCCGTTCCCAGCTCCATCGGCGACGCCATCGCCGGTCGGCTGGCCGGACTGGGGTCCGCTGTGCGGGAGATCATCGAGCAAGCCGCGGTGCTCGGCGAAACTTTCGACCTGCCGGCGCTGATCGCCGCCAGTGAAGCCGATCTGGCGGTGACGCTGGCGGCCGTCGATTCGGCCGAGGGCGTCGGCCTGATCAGTTCGGTACAGGGATCGGACGGGGAATTCTCGTTCGTGCACGCACTGACTCGCGAAGCCGTGGTCGCCAGGATGGCGGCCTCACGATTGCGGATATTGCACGCCCGCGCCGCCCGGGCCCTGGAGGAACGCGCCGACCCTTCGGTGATCCCGCGCCTGGCCAATCACTACCTGCTGGCCCATGTGCTCGGCTACCACGAGCAAGCCCTGCGCTACGCGCGGGAAGCGGCCCGGATCGCCGAGCACAGCCTGGCTTATGAAGACGCCGCGACCTGGTATGAACGTGCCTCGTCGCTGCCCGAGCTGAGCCGCGCCGAGCGGGCTGGGTTGCGACTCGGATCGGCCGCGAACCACGTTCGGGCCGGCGACTTCGCGCGCGCCCGCGGCATGTACGAGAACATCAGCGCGACCGACGATCCGCTGGTGCGACTGGAGGCGGCCATTGGTTACGAGGACGCGAATTGGCGTCCCGGGCTCGCTGATTCGAAGGCGGCCGACCTGTTGGCCGCGGCGCTGGAATCGTGCGGTCTGGACGCCGACGACCCACGCTACGTGCAAGCGCTGGGCAGTTTCGGCCGGGCGCTGGCGTTCGCCGGTGAGACGGTGCGTGCCCGAGATGTCAGCAGCCTGGCCATCGAGCGCGCACGCGGGGGAGACGACCCGGCGGTGCTCCTACATGCCCTGGAAACAAGTCTCTGGCACGGTCTCACGCCGGACATGTGCGAGCACCAACTGCAACGGTCGACCGAACTCTCACGCATTGCGCTGGCTCGGCGGGACTACGAGGCGCTGGGCTCAGCCGCGCACTTCCGGGCCCTGGCGAGCTATCAGGCGGGACGGCCCGACGACCTGGCCGCGGCGGTGGCCGACATGCAGCGTGCGGGCCAAACGTGCGGACAACCGTTTTTCAGCTTCGTAGGCTCCTGCGCTCACGGAGGCCTGGCGTACTTGCGAGGTGACTTCGAAGACGCAGAGCGGTGGGCCGAGATCGCGGTACGCACCGGCGGATTACTCGGCAGCGACACGACCGAAGGCTCCTACGGAGTCCAGATGTTCATGATCCGGCGCGAGACGGGGGCCCTCCGGCGGTTCAGCGGATTCGTTGACGGCAGTGAGACTTTCGCCGGTCGTTGGCTGCCCGGGTTGCTGGCTCTGTACACCGAGGTCGACTGTGAGCGGGGCATGGTCCGTGCGCTCAACCACCTGCTCAGCCGCAACCTCGGCGAACTGTCCGAGGCGGCGCGCTGGCCGATGGAGTTGATCTTCATGGTGGAAGCGGCTCTGGCGTTGGGGAACCGGGAAGCGGCCCACACCCTGCGGCCGTTTGTGGCGCGTTACGAAGGCAAGAATCTGATGGCGGGACAGTTCGTCGCGGTGTTCGGCAGCGCGGACCGTTACCTCGCCCGGATTGCGGCGCTGAACGGCGAAATCGATTCTGCCAATGCCTATTTCAGCTCGGCTCTGGAGATGGACCGACGACTGGGTTCGGTGGTGCACGTCGCCGAGACCCTCGCCAGGCGCGCACTGTTCGCGCTCGCCCACGGCGATACCGGACCCGCCAGGCAGTGGGCCGACGAGGCCCGCGCCATCGCCGCACGGATCGGGCAGACTCGGGTGGTCGAGCTGGTGGACTTGCAGATGACGGCGCACGGCCCGGACGGTCTGACCGAGCGAGAGGTCGAGGTGTTGCGGCTGCTGGCAGAGGGGCTGAGTAACCGGGCGATCGGTGAACGTCTTTTCATCAGCTCCAACACGGCCGCAAACCATGTTCGCAGCATCCTGATCAAGACCGGCGCCGCTAACCGCACACAGGCGGCCATGTACGCCGCTGACCACGAATTGCTGGGATAG
- a CDS encoding FAD-binding oxidoreductase, giving the protein MSAARAVSIPTSLAGRVILPDDPGYDDARALYNAMIDKRPAMVVRCASAGDVAAALAYARKTGLAVAVRGGGHSGPGFGSVDGGIVVDLSPMAGIEVNADTRTVRVQGGATWGQVDAATHAFGLATPSGVIATTGVGGLTLGGGHGYLSRKYGLTIDNLLEAEVVLADGRIVVASGSQHPDLFWALRGGGGNFGVVTSFTFQLHPVQSVICGPTAWPSAATADILSWFRDFIPAQDDDLYGFFATMTVPPGNPFPPEFHLQKACSVVWCYTGDPARAEEVFAPVRLMKPAFDGIGEAPYPSLQSTFDGLYPRGLQWYWRGDFFRKIDDGAVQAHARFVEELPTMHSAMHLYPIDGAVHRVGQTETAWAYRDVNFSQVIVGVDPDPANGPALRQFTADYWEATRPSSAGGAYVNFLMEEGQDRVRATYGPNYRRLTEIKAEYDPDNTFRINQNIIPAR; this is encoded by the coding sequence ATGTCTGCTGCGAGGGCGGTCAGTATCCCAACGTCATTGGCCGGGAGAGTGATTCTTCCGGATGACCCGGGATACGACGACGCCCGCGCGCTCTACAACGCCATGATCGACAAGCGGCCCGCCATGGTCGTGCGGTGTGCATCGGCGGGCGACGTTGCCGCGGCACTCGCCTATGCGCGCAAGACCGGCCTGGCCGTGGCGGTTCGCGGAGGCGGCCACAGCGGGCCCGGCTTCGGAAGCGTCGACGGTGGCATCGTCGTCGACCTTTCCCCGATGGCCGGGATCGAGGTCAACGCCGATACCCGGACCGTCCGGGTGCAGGGTGGCGCGACCTGGGGACAGGTCGACGCGGCCACCCACGCCTTCGGGTTGGCGACTCCTTCGGGAGTCATCGCCACGACCGGAGTCGGGGGGCTGACCTTGGGCGGCGGCCACGGCTATCTTTCGCGCAAGTACGGCCTGACCATCGATAACCTGCTGGAAGCGGAGGTGGTGCTGGCCGACGGGCGGATCGTCGTCGCCTCCGGGTCGCAGCACCCCGATCTGTTCTGGGCGTTGCGCGGCGGCGGCGGCAACTTCGGTGTCGTCACCTCGTTCACGTTCCAGCTGCACCCGGTGCAGTCGGTCATCTGTGGTCCGACGGCGTGGCCGAGTGCGGCCACCGCCGACATCCTCAGCTGGTTCCGCGACTTCATCCCCGCTCAAGACGACGACCTCTACGGCTTTTTCGCGACGATGACGGTGCCGCCGGGCAATCCCTTCCCACCGGAATTCCACCTGCAGAAGGCCTGCTCTGTCGTGTGGTGCTACACCGGCGACCCGGCGCGCGCCGAGGAGGTGTTCGCGCCCGTCCGGCTGATGAAGCCCGCCTTCGATGGCATCGGCGAGGCCCCTTATCCTTCGCTGCAGTCGACGTTCGACGGGTTGTATCCCCGAGGGCTGCAGTGGTATTGGCGTGGTGACTTCTTCCGGAAGATCGACGACGGCGCGGTGCAGGCCCACGCCCGGTTCGTCGAGGAACTGCCGACGATGCACTCCGCGATGCACCTGTACCCGATCGACGGGGCGGTGCACCGGGTCGGACAAACCGAGACCGCGTGGGCCTACCGCGACGTCAACTTCTCGCAAGTCATCGTCGGAGTCGACCCTGATCCGGCGAACGGCCCTGCCCTGCGGCAGTTTACGGCGGACTATTGGGAGGCAACGCGTCCTTCTTCCGCGGGCGGCGCCTACGTCAACTTCCTGATGGAGGAAGGCCAAGACCGGGTCCGCGCCACCTATGGGCCGAACTACCGCCGGCTCACCGAGATCAAGGCGGAGTACGACCCGGACAACACATTTCGTATCAACCAGAACATCATTCCCGCGAGGTGA
- the mddA gene encoding methanethiol S-methyltransferase, which yields MTADAGTPLRLVGLVYGALSYVAFLGAFGYLVGFVVDVAVPRSVDRALKDPPVQAMAIDLGLLLLFALQHSVMARPAFKRWWTRFVPEPVERSTYVLVSSAALALLYWQWRSIDITVWQLDSTPARTAVYAVGALGWLIALTSTFMIDHFELFGLRQVLHNLSSKPHVQKGFRAVLLYRLVRHPLMLGFLLAFWAAPTMTTGHALFAAAFTVYILIALQFEERDLVAALGEQYRRYQARVPMLLPRGWRLAWAVWRSDKAATK from the coding sequence ATGACCGCGGACGCGGGGACGCCCCTTCGCCTCGTTGGGTTGGTCTACGGCGCTCTCAGCTACGTCGCGTTCCTCGGTGCATTCGGGTACCTGGTGGGGTTCGTGGTGGACGTGGCGGTACCGCGCAGCGTCGACCGCGCCCTCAAGGACCCCCCTGTACAGGCGATGGCCATCGATCTCGGCTTGCTGCTGCTGTTCGCGCTGCAGCACAGCGTGATGGCCCGACCCGCCTTCAAACGATGGTGGACCCGGTTCGTCCCCGAACCCGTCGAGCGCAGCACCTATGTGCTGGTGTCCAGCGCAGCGTTGGCGTTGTTGTACTGGCAGTGGCGTTCGATCGATATCACCGTCTGGCAGCTCGATTCCACGCCGGCTCGGACAGCGGTGTACGCGGTAGGTGCTCTCGGGTGGCTGATTGCGCTCACATCGACGTTCATGATCGACCACTTCGAACTTTTCGGGCTTCGGCAGGTGCTGCACAACCTGTCGTCGAAGCCGCATGTGCAGAAGGGCTTTCGCGCCGTGCTGCTCTACCGGCTGGTCCGCCATCCGCTGATGCTGGGGTTCCTGCTCGCGTTCTGGGCTGCCCCGACCATGACAACGGGACATGCGCTGTTCGCCGCGGCCTTCACTGTCTACATCCTGATCGCGCTGCAGTTCGAGGAGCGAGATCTGGTGGCGGCCCTGGGTGAGCAGTACCGGCGTTACCAGGCACGGGTGCCCATGCTGCTTCCGCGCGGGTGGCGGTTAGCCTGGGCGGTTTGGCGATCGGACAAGGCGGCGACGAAGTAG
- a CDS encoding glutathione peroxidase, whose amino-acid sequence MTLKDIALSTLDGKPATLAQLSDGATLVVNVASKCGLTPQYAALEKLAKDYGGRGLTVVGVPCNQFMGQEPGTAEEIQTFCSTTYGVTFPLLEKTDVNGDNRHPLYTELTKAVDTDGKAGDIQWNFEKFLVAPDGTVVNRFRPRTEPDAPEVIRAIEAVLPR is encoded by the coding sequence GTGACCCTCAAAGACATCGCCCTGAGCACCCTGGACGGCAAACCGGCCACGCTGGCCCAATTATCCGACGGCGCAACGCTAGTCGTGAACGTCGCCTCGAAGTGCGGGCTGACTCCGCAGTATGCGGCGCTGGAGAAGCTGGCGAAGGACTATGGCGGCCGGGGCCTGACGGTGGTCGGCGTCCCGTGCAATCAATTCATGGGGCAGGAACCGGGGACGGCCGAAGAGATCCAGACGTTCTGCTCGACGACCTACGGTGTGACGTTTCCCCTGCTGGAGAAGACCGACGTCAACGGCGACAACCGCCACCCCCTCTACACCGAGCTGACCAAGGCCGTCGACACCGACGGCAAAGCGGGCGACATCCAGTGGAACTTCGAAAAATTCCTGGTCGCCCCCGACGGTACGGTCGTCAACCGGTTCCGGCCCCGGACCGAACCGGACGCTCCCGAGGTCATCCGCGCCATCGAAGCGGTGCTGCCCCGATAG
- a CDS encoding DUF389 domain-containing protein: MLHLRVIAPTESSDSVLEILRREVGVTHIVVHRDAALDPRGDEITADIARESANDVVDELKALGLKRRGAITLDVVDTVVSTAAYRAENEADGDPADAVIWDELAERSREESTLNATFLTFLTLACLIAAVGVVTDSPVTVVGAMVVGPEFGPLAALAVSIVRRRGYLARRAALALLVGFPVAMLVTAVAVLGGETVGWIKLGTIRQLDQVDFIFQVGPLSFVVALFAGAAGMLSLVSAKSAALVGVFISVTTVPAAGFAVVAATVGDWQVAEQSAIQLGVNLTGIVLAGVLVLWVHLRTSSRRRANRR, encoded by the coding sequence ATGCTCCATCTGCGGGTGATCGCGCCGACCGAGTCGAGCGATTCGGTGCTCGAAATCCTTCGCCGTGAGGTGGGGGTGACCCACATCGTCGTGCACCGCGACGCCGCGCTGGATCCGCGGGGTGACGAGATCACCGCGGACATCGCCCGAGAAAGCGCCAACGACGTCGTCGACGAACTCAAGGCGCTCGGACTCAAGCGTCGCGGAGCGATCACCCTCGACGTGGTGGACACGGTGGTGTCGACGGCGGCATATCGCGCCGAGAACGAGGCCGACGGTGACCCTGCGGACGCCGTCATCTGGGACGAACTGGCCGAGCGATCTCGGGAAGAGTCGACGCTGAACGCCACCTTCCTGACATTCCTGACCCTGGCCTGCCTCATCGCGGCCGTCGGCGTCGTGACGGACTCGCCGGTCACGGTTGTCGGCGCGATGGTGGTGGGCCCGGAGTTCGGGCCGCTGGCCGCGCTCGCGGTGTCGATTGTGCGCCGCCGCGGCTACCTCGCCCGGCGGGCGGCGCTGGCGTTGCTGGTCGGTTTCCCGGTGGCGATGTTGGTCACCGCGGTCGCCGTACTGGGCGGCGAGACGGTGGGCTGGATCAAGCTCGGCACCATCCGGCAACTCGATCAGGTCGACTTCATCTTCCAGGTCGGACCGCTGTCATTCGTGGTCGCACTGTTCGCCGGTGCGGCCGGCATGCTCTCGTTGGTTTCCGCGAAATCCGCTGCGCTGGTCGGGGTTTTCATCTCGGTCACCACGGTTCCGGCGGCCGGGTTCGCCGTGGTCGCCGCCACCGTGGGCGACTGGCAGGTCGCCGAACAGTCCGCCATCCAGCTTGGGGTGAACCTGACGGGGATCGTCCTGGCCGGGGTTCTCGTGCTCTGGGTCCACCTTCGGACCAGCTCACGGCGGCGGGCCAACCGCCGCTGA
- a CDS encoding TolB family protein gives MAPSASPGTHAALVYSKGGALYLSDPAGAPGRRLTDGPADTDPAPSPDLAHVAYIHRANASDYGGELWVLDLSPARAPTGMRRLVDPGALLPGFGNPASGGASTIVRPRWSPTGERVAFLQAGEGGGLLLVADAKSGGTVSQSLRMFADDNYGWAPDGQHIAWAGGRSDVSPVDVNVLTVGAASVPVAKDTNAFSVTYDVAGQAIWFANGNASGHLFDGIPFTLRDGGIYSVAAPAGGPADPPAAATPLIKGQSLYGDIAALSSGAMAFTETSADGSSKAIRVADAHSSVARTTISQVATDSPGPVWGPGDVVAYVDSDKHLVVTDVDNRSPRQIDTGVDAFAWPPN, from the coding sequence TTGGCGCCAAGCGCTTCTCCCGGCACCCACGCCGCACTCGTCTATTCGAAGGGCGGTGCGCTCTACCTCAGCGACCCCGCCGGTGCGCCGGGCCGAAGACTCACTGACGGACCGGCGGACACCGACCCGGCGCCATCTCCCGACCTCGCACATGTGGCATACATCCACCGGGCGAACGCGTCTGACTACGGTGGGGAGCTGTGGGTTCTGGATCTGTCGCCGGCGCGGGCGCCCACGGGCATGCGGCGTCTCGTGGATCCCGGCGCCCTCTTGCCGGGATTCGGCAACCCGGCATCGGGCGGCGCTTCGACGATCGTGCGCCCACGCTGGTCCCCCACCGGGGAGCGCGTGGCCTTCCTGCAGGCCGGGGAGGGGGGCGGGCTGCTCCTGGTGGCCGATGCCAAGAGCGGCGGGACCGTCTCGCAATCACTGCGGATGTTCGCGGACGACAACTACGGGTGGGCGCCTGACGGCCAGCACATCGCCTGGGCCGGGGGACGCAGCGACGTGTCCCCCGTCGACGTCAACGTGCTCACCGTCGGTGCCGCGTCGGTTCCCGTCGCCAAGGACACCAACGCCTTCTCAGTTACGTATGACGTTGCGGGTCAGGCGATCTGGTTCGCCAACGGGAACGCATCCGGTCATTTGTTCGACGGGATTCCATTCACACTCCGTGACGGCGGCATTTACTCAGTCGCCGCCCCCGCCGGCGGACCCGCCGATCCGCCGGCGGCGGCGACACCGCTGATCAAGGGACAGTCGCTTTACGGCGACATCGCCGCACTGTCGTCCGGCGCCATGGCGTTCACCGAGACGAGCGCGGACGGGTCGTCGAAGGCCATCCGGGTTGCCGATGCGCACTCGTCGGTGGCCCGCACGACGATCAGCCAGGTGGCGACGGACAGTCCCGGCCCTGTCTGGGGACCGGGAGACGTTGTCGCGTATGTGGATTCGGACAAACACCTGGTGGTGACCGATGTGGACAATCGGTCCCCCAGGCAGATCGACACGGGTGTGGACGCATTCGCATGGCCGCCCAATTGA